GGAACATGCCGCCCCGCGTCATCAGCCCTCCGGTCCTGGCCAGGAACTATCACCATGGAAAAGTACGGGACAGTGGACGGATCCACTCCAGCGACAGGTAGCACCTTCTGCTCTTCCCAGGTGGCCTGCCTCACGTAGATCGCCCGCTCCAGCAGCCCTGCTGAGGCCAGCGCGGCACGCACCTTCGAGAAGTTATGTCCCAGTTTCATCACCACCGCGGCATCAGTCTGCGCGAGTCGCCAGGCCAGCTCTGGCTCACTCATCGTGCCGGCGAGGATGGTGACCACATCCTCGTGACGGCTCAATGCAACCGCAGCTGCGGAGGTGGAGCCCTGGATGGAGGTGACCCCTGGCACGATGCGGCAATCGAGGTCCTCCAGCCGGTCCAGCAGGTACATGTTCGTGGAGAAGAACAGCGGATCTCCCTCAGCCAGCAGCACAACATCACCGGCTGTGAGAAGCTCCCGGAGCCGGCTGGCGGAAGCATCGTAGAAATCAGCCATGGCCCCGTCGTAGCCGGCCACGTGATCAGTGGTGCCGGTTGTCACCGGGTATTCAAAGGTGACCACGGGCGTCCCGGCCGGGATCTGTCCCTGTGCGATGCGCAGCGCAATTGACTGTTTTCCCGGGCCAGAGAAGCAGGCGACTGCGCTAGCGTCGCGGATGAGACGGGCCGCCTTGAGCGTGAGCAGCTCGGGGTCACCGGGCCCCACCCCGACAGCCCATAGAGTGCCGGTCACAGCTCGGACTCACTGGCCAGTGCATTGACCGCGGAAGCGGCCATCGCGGAGCCTCCACGGTGCCCGTGCACCACAAGCCAGGGCACGCCGGTATCCGAGTCCGCCAGAGCCTGCTTCGACTCGGCCGAGCCCACGAACCCGACGGGAACCCCGATGATCGCAGCGGGACGCGGCCCACCGCCGGCGATCAGCTCCAGGAGGTGGAACAGCGCGGTTGGGGCGTTGCCGATCGCCACCAGCGCACCCTCCAGGTCGTCCCCCCACAGTGATACTGCGGCGGCGGAACGGGTGGTTCCCCATTCCTCAGCCAAAGCCGTGGCCTGCTGGTCACGCAGCAGGCACCGTACCTCGTTGTCAGCGGGAAGCCGTTTACGGGTGATCCCAGACTTGATCATGTTGGCGTCGACGAAGATCGGCGCTCCGTCGCGGAGGGCACTGCGCGCGGCAGCCACCAGGCCGGGGTGGAAGGCGATGTGCCGGGGCAGGTCCAGGTCCCCCGCGGCGTGGATCATGCGCACCGCAACCTGGGCCTCCTCCGGAGTGAAGGCGGCAAGGTCAGCGCCCTGGCGGATACGGCGGAATGACTCGCTGTAGATGGCTGAGCCATCGGTCTCATAGGCATAACGGCGCGTGGGCCTCTGCACTCCCCCGCTCATCTGTCGACCACCGTCAGAACACTTGCGGCATCGGCTGGGGCGATGAGCCCCAGATGCTCCCCGCCAGGCTCGCCACAGACCCGGTCGCAACCGGAGATGTGGACGAGGCGCTGGAATGGCGCCGGGTGCTCCGCGGCCACCTCCTCCGCGATGGCACGAGTATCGACCTGGGCGTTGTTGCATGGCTTGCCGTAACAGGCGGTCAGCGTCATCCAGACCGACTCGGGGCGGGTCATCAGACCAGCGGCTGCCAGCTCCTCCAGGCGATCCGCAGCACCGGGAATGACCACACCCCGCCATGGGGTGAACACGAGCTGTCCCTCGCTGCAATCTGCCGCGACCCGCTGCAGCACCTCCGCCTGCCGCAGGGTGAGCAGGCCCAGCGGGACCCCCACAACCGCCGCGCCGGCGACTGCACCGTAGGGAAGAGGACGCTCAGAGCCAGGACGCTGGAAATCTATCTCTCGGCCGATGCCGTCGAGGAGAGTCTCCGGATTGGCCAGTTCCCGCACATGCCAGGCGGGCTTCTCGCCGGACTCCGCGACGTTCAAAAAGCGATGTGCCAGTTCGATGAGGGTCGCAACGGCGTCGGGGGCGTCGATTTCGCGGGCGTCAGGGCAGCCGCCGACGAAAACCACGCCGCGGCCGTCTGGGCGAGCCTGGTACCCCAGATCGAAGGCCTCGCCCAGCACGTCACCGGAGCCATCGTCCAGGACGAACAGGAAACGTCCTGGCAGGTTCGGCAGCTCGGGGTCGGCGATGATGGCGGCATCGAGTTCACGCACAACCCCGGAGAGATCCGCGTTGACGGGAGCTATGGAGGTCAGCGGTGAGCACACGACAGTCCGGATGCGCTCATGCGCAGGGGACGGCATGAGACCGGTCGCGAAGGCGCCGCGCACGAAGGGCGCGG
The sequence above is drawn from the Arachnia rubra genome and encodes:
- a CDS encoding precorrin-8X methylmutase, with translation MQRPTRRYAYETDGSAIYSESFRRIRQGADLAAFTPEEAQVAVRMIHAAGDLDLPRHIAFHPGLVAAARSALRDGAPIFVDANMIKSGITRKRLPADNEVRCLLRDQQATALAEEWGTTRSAAAVSLWGDDLEGALVAIGNAPTALFHLLELIAGGGPRPAAIIGVPVGFVGSAESKQALADSDTGVPWLVVHGHRGGSAMAASAVNALASESEL
- a CDS encoding nitrite reductase, which produces MIRTVERDRCPGLLRPYHTVDGNMVRLRLPGGFVQADQVLAVSKLAAEYANSEIQITSRNNLQVRALPEPVPAPFVRGAFATGLMPSPAHERIRTVVCSPLTSIAPVNADLSGVVRELDAAIIADPELPNLPGRFLFVLDDGSGDVLGEAFDLGYQARPDGRGVVFVGGCPDAREIDAPDAVATLIELAHRFLNVAESGEKPAWHVRELANPETLLDGIGREIDFQRPGSERPLPYGAVAGAAVVGVPLGLLTLRQAEVLQRVAADCSEGQLVFTPWRGVVIPGAADRLEELAAAGLMTRPESVWMTLTACYGKPCNNAQVDTRAIAEEVAAEHPAPFQRLVHISGCDRVCGEPGGEHLGLIAPADAASVLTVVDR